The Synechococcus sp. CC9605 sequence GACGTGCGCTTTGGCGGTGCCTTGAGTCGGGCCCTGCAAATGAAAGGATCCGTGGCCAGCACTGGAGCCCAGCTGCCCGCCAGCAGCCGCTGGACCGACCCGACACCCGGAGAACGCCTGCTGCTGAAAAACTGATTTTTCGGATTAAGCTTTGTAACAACAGCTTGAGATCGATGAAATCCACACAGGCCAACGATTCCTGGTTCCAGGGCGTCGCCACCCGCGACATCCACATGGAGCAGCTCAAAAAGGCCGAACGCTTCAACGGCCGTGCCGCCATGCTCGGCATCGTGATCGGAATCATCACCGAGGGGCTCACCGGCGCCGGCATCGTTCACCAGATTGGGCTGGGTCCCCTGGTGGATGGTTACGCCGCCTGCCGCACCCAATTCCTGCCCTTCTGCTTCTGATCCGGGAGGGGGACAACCCCCCGATGACGAGAATGGTGCGATTCACGTTCGAATCGAATGGCTGCTGACAAGGAACTGCTGAAGGAAGTGGCCCTGGAGCTGTGGAACACCACCAAGAAGCTCCGCCCCGGTCTGCCCAAAGCGCCTCGCGCCCAGCTGGTCCTGAAAGCTCTGCTCACCATCGGTGACATGAGCGATCAGCTGGAAGCCGCGATGGTGCTTGGGGTGATTGAGGCGCAGGAACCCGACGACGAGCCCGGGCAAGGAGAAGCAGCCGGCGAAGACAAGACGGTGACTGAAACGGAAGCCAAAACCGAGCGGGAAACCCCCAGGGTGGTGCGCAAGCGTTCCAGCAGCCGCTGATCACAACCGCCTGATAACAAAACAGCCCATCCCCATTCGTTCTTAGCGGGATGGGTGTGGCTTGTGGAGGCATCTCAGCAAAAC is a genomic window containing:
- a CDS encoding chlorophyll a/b-binding protein produces the protein MKSTQANDSWFQGVATRDIHMEQLKKAERFNGRAAMLGIVIGIITEGLTGAGIVHQIGLGPLVDGYAACRTQFLPFCF
- a CDS encoding TIGR03894 family protein, with protein sequence MAADKELLKEVALELWNTTKKLRPGLPKAPRAQLVLKALLTIGDMSDQLEAAMVLGVIEAQEPDDEPGQGEAAGEDKTVTETEAKTERETPRVVRKRSSSR